In the genome of Polaribacter atrinae, one region contains:
- the nadE gene encoding NAD(+) synthase, with translation MKTEKVAEYIIKWLKDYAENAKVKGFVVGVSGGIDSALTSTLCAKTGFPTLCVEMPIHQSPSQVTRAQEHIAQLKNNFNNVSDVRVDLTSTFEDFKNVVPNADPSPKVDLSLANTRARLRMTTLYYLAGLHSSLVAGTGNKVEDFGVGFYTKYGDGGVDLSPIADLMKSEVYELSEFLGVPNSIQKAQPTDGLFGDSRTDEDQIGASYDELEWAMVMQEKGKSEDDFSGRDLEVFKIYTRLNRINQHKMLPIPICEIPKEIR, from the coding sequence ATGAAGACTGAAAAGGTTGCCGAATACATAATAAAATGGCTAAAAGATTATGCTGAAAATGCAAAAGTAAAAGGATTTGTAGTTGGAGTTTCTGGTGGTATAGACTCTGCCCTTACCTCTACTTTATGCGCTAAAACAGGTTTTCCTACTTTATGCGTAGAAATGCCTATTCATCAATCTCCGAGTCAAGTTACTAGAGCACAAGAACATATTGCACAATTAAAAAATAATTTTAATAATGTTTCTGATGTACGAGTAGATCTAACCTCTACTTTCGAGGATTTTAAAAATGTTGTACCAAATGCAGATCCTTCACCTAAAGTAGATCTATCTCTTGCCAATACAAGAGCAAGACTTAGAATGACTACTTTATATTATTTAGCGGGTTTACATAGTTCTTTAGTAGCCGGAACAGGTAATAAAGTAGAAGATTTTGGTGTTGGGTTTTATACAAAATATGGTGATGGTGGTGTAGATTTAAGCCCTATTGCAGATTTAATGAAATCTGAAGTATATGAATTATCTGAATTTTTGGGCGTACCAAATTCTATACAAAAAGCACAACCAACAGATGGTTTATTTGGAGATAGCAGAACTGATGAAGACCAAATAGGCGCTTCTTATGATGAATTAGAATGGGCTATGGTTATGCAAGAAAAAGGAAAATCTGAAGATGATTTTTCTGGAAGAGATCTAGAAGTTTTTAAAATATATACAAGATTAAATAGAATTAACCAACATAAAATGTTGCCAATACCTATTTGTGAAATACCTAAAGAAATTAGATGA
- the gldB gene encoding gliding motility lipoprotein GldB, producing MRFYFMILMVLCVFFSCSDKKNTQIDVSTVNIDFTVKRYEVDFYNTTVNTLPDLKNKYPYLFPKSFSDSLAISKIANKDEQELFLETQKLYSDISPLESELTSLFKHVKYYNKNFKAPNLVTMISNIDYNSRVIYADSLLFVSLDVYLGKTHRFYADYPKYIKENNTKKSIIVDVANSMIEKQLVSLPNRSFLSKMIHEGKKLYLLDMYLPAVSDQLKIGYPKEKIDWAIENEENIWKYFIEKKLLFSTETPLNKRFLDNAPFSKFYLQNDNDSPGRIGVWLGWQIVKSFMQNNDVSLQELLMIDFEELFQKSNYKPKK from the coding sequence ATGAGATTTTATTTTATGATTTTAATGGTTTTATGTGTGTTTTTTTCGTGTTCTGATAAAAAAAACACTCAAATTGATGTTTCTACAGTAAATATTGATTTTACCGTAAAAAGGTACGAGGTTGATTTTTATAATACAACTGTAAATACATTGCCTGATCTTAAAAATAAATATCCTTATTTATTTCCAAAATCATTTTCAGATAGTTTAGCTATTTCTAAAATAGCTAATAAAGATGAACAAGAATTGTTTTTAGAAACGCAAAAGTTGTATAGTGATATCTCACCGTTAGAATCTGAATTAACATCTCTTTTTAAACATGTTAAATATTATAATAAGAATTTTAAAGCACCCAATTTAGTGACAATGATATCTAATATAGACTATAATAGTAGAGTTATCTACGCAGATAGTTTATTGTTTGTTTCTTTGGATGTTTATTTAGGTAAAACGCATAGGTTTTATGCTGATTATCCAAAATACATTAAAGAAAATAACACAAAAAAAAGCATCATTGTAGATGTAGCAAATTCAATGATAGAAAAGCAATTAGTTTCATTGCCTAATAGAAGTTTTTTGTCAAAAATGATTCATGAAGGCAAAAAACTGTATTTATTAGATATGTATTTACCTGCTGTTTCTGATCAATTAAAAATAGGGTACCCAAAAGAAAAAATAGATTGGGCTATTGAAAATGAAGAGAATATTTGGAAATATTTTATAGAAAAAAAGCTGTTATTTAGTACAGAAACACCATTGAATAAAAGGTTTTTAGACAATGCACCATTTTCTAAATTTTATTTACAAAATGATAACGATTCTCCAGGTAGAATAGGCGTGTGGTTAGGATGGCAGATTGTGAAGTCTTTTATGCAAAATAATGATGTATCTTTGCAAGAATTATTAATGATTGATTTTGAAGAGTTATTTCAAAAATCAAATTACAAGCCTAAAAAATAA
- the gldC gene encoding gliding motility protein GldC — protein MSVKHNSQINFEIGLDENKVPEEISWTAKDGGIDNEVSKAIMISVWDHKKKDTLRMDLWTKEMPVDEMKQFYHQTLVSMADSFERATDDQKMSATMRDFCDYFAEKLELK, from the coding sequence ATGTCAGTAAAACATAATTCACAAATTAATTTCGAAATTGGTTTAGATGAAAACAAAGTTCCAGAAGAAATTTCTTGGACAGCAAAAGATGGTGGTATAGATAATGAAGTATCTAAAGCTATAATGATTTCTGTTTGGGATCATAAGAAAAAAGATACCCTAAGAATGGATTTATGGACAAAAGAAATGCCTGTAGATGAAATGAAGCAATTTTATCATCAGACATTAGTGTCTATGGCCGATTCATTTGAACGTGCAACTGATGATCAGAAAATGAGTGCTACTATGCGTGATTTTTGTGATTACTTTGCAGAGAAGTTAGAGCTGAAATAA
- a CDS encoding OmpA family protein — MRRIILFILFSSIIIAQSFGQSSEKKAINLDSTNIKGNDIIKEINTWSVGGGFSNFIMHGDLRSIGVDDDSNYWNFGGYIYVDKMFNPILGLEFKATYTKMSGGVQSFSNGYSLRYVPNNIITDSDLRFEGRSYGAELNLIVSLTNMFQRNATKWHAAGYFGVGYHQYDSALYKTDPTGTTPDELLVDFGYNPDRNSVNEASSIFLSAQLGVKRRISRRVDLEFRTGMYFNNEDHLDAAVSDKQTWESFFVTSLGVVLKLEKKKEHIIWAPEKPAGTEFEIIDTDGDGVMDQLDVEPNTPKGAMVYGNGQAVDTDGDGLPDYKDKCPLKYGPLSNEGCPLNIDTDGDGVMDAKDLCPNTPGPVENRGCPKQEAVAPVNITQQIGLLATSIYFDTNKDDIKLISYSTIDQIIGLMKKIPDVKFVIEGHTDNRNSDRYNLYLSQRRTESVRKYMIKSGISSDRLKPVGYGESRPKFSNENAGGRQLNRRVEIKPIDAIGEVERIDE, encoded by the coding sequence ATGAGGAGAATTATTCTATTTATTCTATTTAGCAGTATTATTATTGCTCAATCATTCGGTCAATCTTCGGAAAAAAAAGCTATAAATTTAGACAGTACCAACATAAAAGGTAATGATATAATTAAAGAAATTAACACTTGGTCAGTAGGTGGTGGTTTTAGTAATTTTATAATGCACGGAGATTTACGCTCTATTGGCGTTGATGATGATTCTAATTATTGGAATTTTGGAGGTTATATATATGTAGATAAAATGTTTAACCCAATTTTAGGTTTAGAGTTTAAAGCTACATATACTAAAATGTCTGGGGGTGTACAATCTTTCTCAAACGGATATTCCCTTAGATATGTACCAAATAATATTATTACTGATTCTGACTTGCGATTTGAAGGTAGATCTTACGGTGCTGAGTTAAATTTAATCGTAAGTTTAACAAATATGTTTCAAAGAAATGCAACTAAATGGCATGCAGCTGGTTATTTTGGAGTTGGATATCATCAATACGATTCTGCTCTTTATAAAACTGACCCAACAGGTACAACACCTGATGAACTTTTAGTCGACTTTGGTTACAACCCTGATAGAAATAGTGTAAATGAAGCTAGTTCAATTTTTCTATCTGCACAATTAGGTGTTAAAAGAAGAATAAGCAGAAGAGTCGATCTTGAATTTAGAACCGGAATGTACTTTAATAATGAAGATCATTTAGACGCAGCTGTTTCTGATAAACAGACTTGGGAAAGCTTTTTTGTTACTAGTTTAGGAGTTGTTTTAAAATTAGAAAAGAAAAAAGAACACATCATTTGGGCACCTGAGAAGCCGGCTGGTACTGAATTTGAAATTATTGATACAGATGGAGATGGTGTAATGGATCAATTAGATGTTGAACCTAATACTCCTAAAGGAGCAATGGTATATGGTAACGGTCAAGCTGTAGATACAGACGGTGATGGTTTACCTGACTACAAAGATAAATGTCCATTAAAATACGGGCCACTATCAAATGAAGGTTGTCCTTTAAATATTGATACAGACGGAGACGGTGTAATGGATGCTAAAGATTTATGTCCAAATACTCCTGGTCCAGTAGAAAATAGAGGTTGTCCTAAACAAGAAGCTGTAGCACCTGTTAATATTACCCAACAAATTGGATTATTAGCAACTAGTATTTACTTTGACACAAACAAGGATGATATTAAATTAATATCTTATAGCACCATTGACCAAATTATTGGATTAATGAAAAAAATACCAGATGTAAAATTCGTTATTGAAGGTCATACAGATAACAGAAATAGTGATAGATACAACTTGTACTTATCTCAAAGAAGAACTGAAAGTGTGAGAAAATACATGATTAAGAGCGGTATATCAAGTGATAGACTTAAACCAGTAGGTTACGGAGAGTCTAGACCTAAATTCTCTAACGAAAATGCAGGTGGAAGACAATTGAACAGAAGGGTTGAAATTAAGCCTATAGACGCAATAGGAGAAGTAGAAAGAATTGATGAATAA
- the folK gene encoding 2-amino-4-hydroxy-6-hydroxymethyldihydropteridine diphosphokinase codes for MKLQHITYLSLGTNQGNKLENLQNAIHLIDDNIGGIQKISSIYKTPAWGFDGDDFFNICIKVVTNLQPEILINSLLKIESELGRQRSSAEGYHNRKIDIDILLFDNEVILSKTLIVPHPKMLQRKFVMLPLAEIASTVMHPIEKKQISVCLQSCDDSSEIVKLDETLKRPIPISEKYNYIAIEGNIGAGKTTLANLLSKDFNAKMVLERFADNPFLPKFYEDKERYAFPLEMSFLADRYQQLTDDLAQFDLFKSFIISDYYIFKSLIFAQVTLQKEEYLLYRKMFDLMYKEITKPDLYIYLFQNTERLLENIKNRGRSYEQKIEPDYLKRIHNGYKSFIKTEKSLNLQVIDVSDIDFVNNEADYKNIVNKIKHF; via the coding sequence ATGAAATTACAACATATCACATATTTATCTTTAGGTACAAACCAAGGCAATAAACTTGAAAACCTACAAAATGCTATTCATTTAATTGATGATAACATTGGGGGAATTCAAAAAATATCATCCATATACAAAACCCCTGCTTGGGGATTTGATGGGGACGATTTTTTTAATATTTGTATTAAAGTCGTCACTAATTTACAACCAGAAATCTTAATAAATTCGCTATTAAAAATAGAAAGTGAATTAGGTAGACAGCGCTCTTCAGCAGAAGGGTATCATAATAGAAAAATAGACATAGATATCTTATTGTTTGATAATGAAGTAATCTTATCTAAAACATTGATAGTGCCTCATCCTAAAATGTTACAACGAAAATTTGTAATGCTTCCTTTGGCAGAAATAGCTTCAACTGTAATGCATCCTATAGAGAAGAAACAAATTTCAGTATGCTTACAAAGTTGTGATGACAGTTCTGAAATAGTAAAATTAGATGAAACTTTAAAAAGACCTATACCAATTTCAGAAAAGTATAACTACATTGCTATTGAGGGAAACATTGGTGCAGGTAAAACAACTTTAGCAAATTTACTGTCTAAAGATTTTAATGCTAAAATGGTATTAGAACGTTTTGCTGACAATCCATTTCTTCCAAAATTTTACGAAGATAAAGAACGATATGCATTTCCTTTAGAAATGAGTTTCTTAGCAGACAGATATCAGCAACTAACCGACGATTTAGCGCAGTTCGACTTGTTTAAGAGCTTTATTATATCAGATTATTATATTTTTAAATCTTTAATTTTTGCACAAGTAACATTACAAAAAGAAGAGTATTTGTTATATCGAAAAATGTTCGATTTAATGTATAAAGAAATAACAAAACCAGATTTGTATATTTATTTATTTCAAAACACAGAACGTCTCTTAGAAAATATTAAAAACAGAGGAAGATCTTATGAACAAAAAATAGAACCCGATTACCTAAAACGTATTCATAATGGATATAAAAGTTTTATTAAAACTGAAAAAAGTTTAAATTTGCAAGTTATTGATGTTTCGGATATAGATTTTGTAAACAATGAAGCTGATTATAAGAACATTGTTAATAAAATAAAGCATTTTTAA